Below is a window of Haloterrigena alkaliphila DNA.
GGCGTCATCGGCCTCATCGGGAGCGTCATGGGCCAGCACGGCGTCAACATCGCCGGCATGTTCAACGCCCGCGAGACCATCGGCGGCGAGGCCCTGACCGTCTACAACGTCGACAGCGAGATTCCCGACGCCGCCCGCGAGGAACTCGAGGCCGACGAGCGCATCATCGGCCTCAACTACATCACGCTGAACGGCCAGGCCTGATCGGGTCGTTCGGCCACGTACGGTGTCGACCCCTTCACGGTCGTCTCGAGTCCGGTCTCGAGGGAAGCGTCTGCAGGCAGTTTCGGCAGTACGTGTAGAAGTGGTCGTTTTTCGTGTCGCACACTCGGCAGGTGACTGGCTTGTCGGTTCGGCTCCGAGAACTCATCACCGACGGCTCCGGCCTCGAGGCGGATAGCCGCCGCGCTGACGTTTGCAAGGCCGGGATCGCCGTCTCGCCGACCGGCGGACACTGGGCCGGCTTCCCGACGTCGACGCCGCGGCAAAAGACATATCGGCGTCCCAACCAACCCGCTAGCCATGGACGACGACGTTGCGGTCGACTTCGGCGAGGACGGCCTCGTCCCCGGCGTGGCACAGGACGCGGAGACCGGCGAGGTGCTCATGCTCGCGTACGTCTCCCCGGAGGCCCTCGAGCGCACGCGCGAAACGGGGGTGGCCCACTACTACTCCCGGAGCCGCGAGGAACTCTGGCAGAAGGGCCAGAGCAGCGGCCACGTCCAGGACGTCGAGGAGGTCCGAGTCGACTGCGACGCGGACACGCTGCTCTATCTGGTCGATCAGGAGGGCGGCGCCTGTCACACCGGCCATCGGTCGTGTTTTTACCGGACGATCGAGGGGGAGAACGTCGGCGAACGGGTGTTCGATCCCGACGCAGTATACGACGACTGACAGCCCATGAGCGAACGCGCCCACCGCGCCGGCACCGACGCCGGCTCCGGTTCCGGCGACGATCGAACCCCGCTCGAGACACTCGAGGCGGCCCGCGAGCGCTTCGAGCGGGCCGACGCGCGGATCGAGGACCACGGCGGCGACGCGGTCACGGCGGCCGCCGAGGCCTACCGGGACGCGACGACGCTGCTCGAGGACTACGTCGACCGGGCGACGGGTACCGGCCGGGAGAACTTCAAGGCCTACATCGAACTCGAGGGCCAGTTCGACTCGCTGGTCGAGAGCCTGGACGACGAGCTGAAAGGGCGGGAGGCCTTCGAGGAGGCGCTCGACGCGATCGACAAGCGCCGACTCAGCGAGGCGGACTTCGAACGGGCTCACGAGGCCCTCGAGCCCGCCGAACGGTACGCCGAGTTGCTCGACGAGCGCGAGGCCGCCCGCGAGGCGATCGACGAGGCGCGGACGGCCGCCGCCAAGCGCCGCCGGGAACTCGGTCGCGAGATCTCCGACCACGAGCGCCTGCTCGAACTCGGGAACGCCGACCTCGAGGCGCCGGTCGAGGACCTCCGCGAGCCCATCGCGGCGTACAACGAGGCCGTCGAGGCGGCGTTCGAGGAGTACCGTCTCGAGGCCTCCGCGCGCGAGGTGTTCGACCTGCTCGAACGGAGTCGCTGGTACCCCTTCGTCGACTACACCCAGCCGCCGGACGATCTGGCCGCCTACGTCCGCGAGGATCCGGCCGGCGAGTACACCATCCCGGAACTGCTCGAGTACGCCGACTACTCCCGGTCGAAACTCGAGCACTACGTCGACAGCGCGGACGAACTCAAGCGGCGGGTGGCGACCCAGCAGACGTTCCTCGACGGAATCGACGCCGCGCCGCTGACGATCCCGTGGCCGCCGGGGCGAGCGGGAGTCCTCCGGCGCCGGATCCGCGAACTCCGCCCCTTCGTCGCCCGCGTCGCCGACGAGGAGGTCGTCGCGACGCTGCGGTCGATCCGGCGGCTCACGACCGATCCCGGCTTCGAGTACGACCAGCTTCAGACCGCGGCGCAGGCGGTCGCCCAGCTCTCCGCCGACGAACGCGAGCGGCTGGCCGACGGCCGGGTCGCCGCCGAACTCGAGGCCATGCGGACCGAGCGGGAGGCCCTCGAGGCGGCGCTCGAGGTCGAAGATCCGGTCTGAAGACGAAACACGCAGCGAGTCTTACCGAACTCATTCTTCGGCCCGCTGTTCGTCCCGCGAATGATCAGTATCGGGACGCTACGGAGCGGACTCAGTCACTGCTGGGAGCGTAAACGAGAACGTCGATCCTTCACCAGGTTCGGACTCGACCCATATCTCCCCATCGTGACGTTCGATGATACGGTTACAAACTGCGAGGCCGATTCCCGTGCCTGCATAGTCCTCGCCGCCGTGCAACCCCTCGAAGACCTCGAATATCTGTTCGTGATCGTCGGGGTCGATGCCGATTCCCTGGTCGGCGACAGAGACGATCCACTCTTCGCCGTTCCGTTCGGCGGAGACCTGTATCCGCGGCGGCTCCTCACCGCTGAATTTGATCGCGTTCGACAACAGATTCTGGAACACCTGGCGCAACTGGTTTTCGTCCCCGATAACACGAGGAAGCCGATCGACGGTTATCTCGGCCCCGCTATCTTCGATCTTCATCCGTAAGTCCTCAGATACGTCGTCGAAAACGGCATCGAGATCGACCGGTTCGAACTCGTCGCCCATCGTCTCGATTCGGGAATACTGGAGCAGGCCGTCGATCATCGAGCGCATTCGCTCGGCTCCGTCCACGGCGTACTCGAAGAGTTCCTCCCCCTCCTCGTCGAGTTCGTCCCCGTATCGGCGTTCGATGAGCTGGAGGTAGGTAGAAACCATCCGCAGCGGTTCTTGCAGGTCGTGCGAGGCGGCGTAGGCGAATTGCTCCAGGCGCTCGTTCGATTCCTCGAGGTCGGCGACCAACTGTTCGAGTTTCGCCTCGTACTGCTTGCGCTCGGTGATGTCCTGAGTCATCGCTAAGATGGCGTAGACGTCGCCGTCCTCGTCGGTCAGCGGGTGTGTGCGGAACTCGAACGTTCGTCCCTGAATCTCCTGCTCGAATTTGGTCGGCTCTCCGTCGAGTGTCGTCCGGTAGTTCGGTTCGATGACCTGTAAGATATCATCCGAGTAGATGTCCTGTACCCGTTCACCGTGAAGATCAGCGGCGCTCAAGTCGACCTTCTCGAAGCCCTGCCCTGCAACGAGTGTATACCGCAGCTCGTCGTCCAGCAACCCGACCGCTCCGTTCGGAAAGTTCTCCGCGAGCGTGCGGTAGCGCTGCTCGGATTCTTCGAGTCGGGTGACGGTTTCTTCGAGTTCCGACTGTGTCTGCTGTAGCTCCTGGTTACGCTGCTCGAGCGTATACGTGCGCGTTTTGGCTCGCGCTTCGTGCCTACCAGCGCCAACGCCGGCGACGGCAGCGAGCGCCGGCAGGATGAGAAAGTTGTGGGCTGGATCGTTCAAATGAGCGACGAGACCGATGAAGACGAGGATACCGACCATTACTCCGACTGCGCGGAAACACCAGCTGGCGACGGTAGCGAAGAATTCGGGTCGAATATCGCTCTGCGGCAGGCGATAGCCCCAATAGAAGAGGATGAGTCCAGCCCCGCCGACCAGGATGGACACGATCAGTTCCTCCTCGAGTGGTGACCGTCGCGGACGTCTCACGAACGGCCACACGACACTCAGTACGATATAGACACTTCCGAGACCCAAGATGGCGCGCCGCCCGCCGATATCTGAGAAGACGTCAGTGAGAGACTTCATCGCTTACCGAAAATCACTCCAATTAGTTATGGTTGCTGAACCACGTCCGCGGTAGCCCCGTTTCCTCAGTGATAGAGACCTGATATGAGGGTCATTTTTCCCCTGAATATCGCGACATTCACACCCCTCGTCGAACACGCCGGGAAATTCGCGGACGATGTGAGCGAATCGGCTGGGGAGGTCGTGCTATTAACTAGCACGATCGAACCGGTCGCTTCCGTCTCGATTTCCACGGACGAACCGTTCAACTCGCGGAATCTCTTCCGATCGGGTCACTCCTCGCTCTCCTCGAGGCCCGCTTCGTCTTCGAAGTCCACGCGCGGAACGAACGGGCCGAAGTCGGCCGTTCGGGACGCGATCGAGGCGATCCGGAACGTGTAGACCAGCAAGACCGTAAACGGGAGGAAGACGAAGGTGACGACGCCGCTGACGACGAGCACGAGCACTGCGGGCGTTCCGACGGCCTCGATGATCATCGAGTACGTCATCAGGAAGATTCCGCCGCCGAGCAGCGTCGGAAAGCCGACGACCAGCAGCACCTTCGAGAGGTGCGCGAGTTCGTACTGCATGTACAGCGTCTTGAACGTCTGGCGAGCGATCGCGAGCTGGCCGAGCAACTCGACGATCGCGTCGAGCGTCTCGAGGTCGTCGTCCGAGAGCGCGTCGGCGTAGTGGGCCCGGATCTGCCGGGCCGCGTACAAGTGCGCCCCGTTGAAGTGGCCGAGCACCGCCGACAGCGTCTCGAAGGTGCCGAAGTCCGAGTCCTCGAGCGAGGCGGAGACGAGTTCGCCCTCGGTCTCGACCGCCTCGACGAACTCCCTGATGACGGCGGCGCGGTCCGGATCCGTCATTCGATCGGCGACCGTCTCCAGCCGCTCGGTCCGTTCGACGACGGTGTCGACGACGAGTTGCAGGAAGTCTGCGGGTGCGGCCGGGCTGACCGCCGTTTCCGTCAGGGATTCGATCTCCCGGCGGAAGGTCGCCATCGCCTCGAACCGATCCGAGAGGTCGCCCGGCCAGCCCAGTTCCTGCGAGAGGACCAGCTGGTTGATCGCGAGCACGATGGTGATGAAGGGGAGGGTCCCACCGACGATGGCCGCGACGAGCGTCGTCGCGGTGCCGGGGTCGGTGACCGGAATGTACCCCGCGAAGCCGATGGCGGCACACGCGGCGAAGACGACGAGCGAGAACAGTCCCGCGATCGCGTACCGGTTCCCGTCGAGCATCACCCACCGTTTGATCGGCGACTCGCGAAGCCGCTCGTGAACGAGATCGCTCCGACTCACCGCCTCGTCGATCCGTTCTTCCTCGTCGATCCCGGGCTCGTCCGCGTTCATGCCGTTGTTCTCAATGGTGTGTCGGAAAAGTGTGCGCACAGCTTCGGTTCCGAGTGCGTCTCCCGTCGATCGCGTCGATTCCGTGGCGTCCTCGCCGCGAGACGAACCGGCGGCTCGGGCCCGTCCTCGAGCCCCCGTCCTCGAGGCCACGACTGAAGGCGCCGTCCGTCGTAGGGCCGGTATGACCAGACACCTGCTCGTTCCGATGGACGACTCCGAACGGGCGCGAGCGGCGCTCGAGCACGCGCTCGCCGTCTTCCCGGACGACGAGATCACCGTGATCCACGCCATCGACGACCTCGAGGCGGGGTACGGCGGCGGCCAGCCGGTGACGTCCGACGACGCCGACGCGACCGAACCCGACTTCTTCGCCGACGTGCGGTCGATCGCCGCCGAGTACGACCGGACCGTCGAGACGGTCG
It encodes the following:
- the hisI gene encoding phosphoribosyl-AMP cyclohydrolase; this translates as MDDDVAVDFGEDGLVPGVAQDAETGEVLMLAYVSPEALERTRETGVAHYYSRSREELWQKGQSSGHVQDVEEVRVDCDADTLLYLVDQEGGACHTGHRSCFYRTIEGENVGERVFDPDAVYDD
- a CDS encoding DUF7118 family protein — encoded protein: MSERAHRAGTDAGSGSGDDRTPLETLEAARERFERADARIEDHGGDAVTAAAEAYRDATTLLEDYVDRATGTGRENFKAYIELEGQFDSLVESLDDELKGREAFEEALDAIDKRRLSEADFERAHEALEPAERYAELLDEREAAREAIDEARTAAAKRRRELGREISDHERLLELGNADLEAPVEDLREPIAAYNEAVEAAFEEYRLEASAREVFDLLERSRWYPFVDYTQPPDDLAAYVREDPAGEYTIPELLEYADYSRSKLEHYVDSADELKRRVATQQTFLDGIDAAPLTIPWPPGRAGVLRRRIRELRPFVARVADEEVVATLRSIRRLTTDPGFEYDQLQTAAQAVAQLSADERERLADGRVAAELEAMRTEREALEAALEVEDPV
- a CDS encoding sensor histidine kinase; the protein is MKSLTDVFSDIGGRRAILGLGSVYIVLSVVWPFVRRPRRSPLEEELIVSILVGGAGLILFYWGYRLPQSDIRPEFFATVASWCFRAVGVMVGILVFIGLVAHLNDPAHNFLILPALAAVAGVGAGRHEARAKTRTYTLEQRNQELQQTQSELEETVTRLEESEQRYRTLAENFPNGAVGLLDDELRYTLVAGQGFEKVDLSAADLHGERVQDIYSDDILQVIEPNYRTTLDGEPTKFEQEIQGRTFEFRTHPLTDEDGDVYAILAMTQDITERKQYEAKLEQLVADLEESNERLEQFAYAASHDLQEPLRMVSTYLQLIERRYGDELDEEGEELFEYAVDGAERMRSMIDGLLQYSRIETMGDEFEPVDLDAVFDDVSEDLRMKIEDSGAEITVDRLPRVIGDENQLRQVFQNLLSNAIKFSGEEPPRIQVSAERNGEEWIVSVADQGIGIDPDDHEQIFEVFEGLHGGEDYAGTGIGLAVCNRIIERHDGEIWVESEPGEGSTFSFTLPAVTESAP
- a CDS encoding universal stress protein codes for the protein MTRHLLVPMDDSERARAALEHALAVFPDDEITVIHAIDDLEAGYGGGQPVTSDDADATEPDFFADVRSIAAEYDRTVETVVVEGTSADAILEYADEAGVDGIVMGSEGRSGVSRMLLGSVAEAVTRRASVPVTIVP
- a CDS encoding DUF7577 domain-containing protein, with amino-acid sequence MSSRSRTDKPVTCRVCDTKNDHFYTYCRNCLQTLPSRPDSRRP